The following are encoded together in the Diachasmimorpha longicaudata isolate KC_UGA_2023 chromosome 3, iyDiaLong2, whole genome shotgun sequence genome:
- the LOC135160663 gene encoding erlin-2-like — protein MIDQSIVGICMLISLAVVFNFSIHRIEEGHVGVYFRGGALLPSVSSPGFHMMIPLLTSFRSVQVTLQTDEVKNVPCGTSGGVMIYFDRIEVVNVLDPGAVHSMVKNFTADYDRTLIFNKVHHELNQFCSVHTLHEVYIDLFDQIDENLKTALQRDLNEIAPGLSIQAVRVTKPKIPETIRKNYELMEGEKTKLLISIQHQKVVEKDAETDRKKAIIEAEKESQVAQIQYNQKIMEKESLQRMAAIEDEMHLARQKSRSDADHYQMKKQAEANRLLLSKEFLELKKYEGLSKNSKIYYGQDIPKMFAMGGCSLESTLGPSPESKILEEELGPS, from the exons ATGATTGATCAGAGTATAGTTGGTATTTGCATGCTGATTAGTCTCGCTGTGGTTTTTAACTTCTCTATTCATCGAATCGAAGAAGGACACGTGGGAGTTTACTTCAGG gGTGGAGCACTTTTACCCTCAGTCAGTAGTCCTGGATTTCACATGATGATTCCTCTCCTTACAAGCTTCCGGTCAGTTCAAGTGACACTTCAAACTGATGAAGTGAAGAATGTCCCTTGTGGAACGAGCGGTGGAgtaatgatttattttgatCGAATAGAAGTCGTGAATGTCCTTGATCCTGGTGCAG TTCACAGTATGGTGAAGAACTTTACGGCTGACTACGATCGCACCCTCATATTCAACAAGGTTCACCATGAGTTAAATCAATTTTGCTCAGTCCACACACTGCACGAGGTTTACATTGATCTGTTCGatcaaattgatgaaaatctcAAGACTGCGCTACAGAGAGATTTGAATGAAATTGCGCCTGGCCTGAGTATACAAGCTGTTAGAGTTACTAAGCCAAAAATACCAGAAACAATCAGGAAGAATTATGAGCTCAT GgaaggagaaaaaacaaaacttttAATTTCTATTCAGCATCAGAAAGTGGTAGAGAAAGATGCTGAGACTGATCGAAAAAAAGCCATAATTGAAGCTGAAAAAGAGTCTCAAGTTGCACAAATCCAATATAATCAAAAGATAATGGAGAAAGAATCGCTGCAGCGAATGGCAGCGATTGAGGATGAAATGCATTTGGCTAGACAAAAAAGTCGCTCTGATGCTGATCACTACCAGATGAAAAAGCAAGCAGAGGCGAATCGTCTCCTCTTATCGAAAGAATtcttggaattaaaaaaatacgaagGTTTGTCAAAGAACTCAAAAATCTATTATGGACAAGACATACCGAAGATGTTTGCCATGGGCGGCTGTTCACTGGAATCCACCCTCGGTCCATCCCCAGAGTCAAAGATACTTGAGGAAGAGTTGGGGCCGAGTTAA